CGTACGCCATCTATTACCAATTTTTACTATCGTATCTTTATCCATCGGTTCATTTTGCCAAGCTTTATCAAAATCAATATCGTGTGAACGAGGCAGACTATTTTTTTCTAGATGGCTCATCATAATCCGGGAAGGTAGCATAGCGGCTTGCCCGACAAATATTGCTTCTCTCCTTCTTAATCCTGAAAGAACTTTGGTTAAGCCTGCCAATGAATCAGGAAGGATTGACCGCACATGATTTCTATCAACATCATTCGTAATACGTAGAACA
This genomic stretch from Elusimicrobiota bacterium harbors:
- a CDS encoding DNA helicase gives rise to the protein VLRITNDVDRNHVRSILPDSLAGLTKVLSGLRRREAIFVGQAAMLPSRIMMSHLEKNSLPRSHDIDFDKAWQNEPMDKDTIVKIGNRWRTQQKSL